The Flavobacterium faecale genome has a segment encoding these proteins:
- the traJ gene encoding conjugative transposon protein TraJ — protein MAKTSKEVLFTALGILLPFASQAQSVADDMNSLHGVLDQLYEEMMPLCNNLLGVGQGIAGFAAIWYIGSRVWRHIASAEPIDFYPLLRPFVIGFCIMIFPSVLDLINGVMKPTVTATAAMVEGSNKAIGLLLQKKEEAIKSSNSWQMYVGESGSGDQDRWYKYTHDNANPDNEGMLEGIGNDVKFAMAKASFNFRNSVKEWMSEVLRVLFEAASLCIDTLRTFQLVVLSVLGPLVFGIAVFDGFQHTLTVWLARYINIYLWLPVANIFGSIIGKIQEKMLQLDITQVNDYGDTFFSRTDMAYLVFMIIGIVGYFTVPSVANYIVHAGGGGALSQKVTTIFSNTTNSAVSSVGTGASMMADAMGNAASRMSESMSGSSISTPYFSDKNSHMGDKLKGNS, from the coding sequence ATGGCAAAGACAAGTAAGGAAGTATTATTTACTGCCCTAGGAATACTATTGCCCTTTGCGAGTCAGGCGCAAAGTGTAGCGGACGACATGAATAGCTTGCATGGTGTACTGGACCAACTCTACGAGGAGATGATGCCTTTATGTAATAATTTATTGGGCGTAGGTCAAGGAATTGCTGGTTTTGCAGCTATTTGGTATATCGGCTCAAGAGTGTGGCGGCATATTGCCAGTGCAGAACCAATAGATTTTTATCCGCTGCTAAGGCCTTTTGTTATTGGTTTCTGTATTATGATTTTTCCTTCGGTCTTGGACTTGATTAACGGAGTAATGAAACCTACCGTTACAGCAACAGCGGCGATGGTAGAAGGATCCAACAAGGCTATTGGATTGTTGTTGCAAAAGAAAGAAGAAGCTATTAAAAGTAGCAACTCTTGGCAGATGTATGTAGGAGAATCAGGAAGTGGTGATCAGGACAGATGGTATAAATATACACACGACAATGCTAATCCTGATAATGAAGGAATGCTTGAAGGGATCGGAAACGATGTCAAATTTGCTATGGCGAAGGCATCGTTTAATTTTCGCAATTCGGTCAAGGAATGGATGAGTGAAGTACTAAGAGTATTGTTTGAAGCAGCTTCACTTTGTATCGATACTCTGCGTACATTTCAACTGGTGGTTCTTTCCGTATTAGGGCCCTTAGTATTTGGTATCGCTGTATTTGATGGTTTTCAACATACTTTGACCGTTTGGCTGGCAAGATACATCAATATTTATCTGTGGCTTCCTGTTGCTAATATTTTTGGTAGTATCATCGGTAAAATACAGGAGAAGATGTTACAACTGGACATTACTCAGGTAAATGATTATGGAGATACTTTTTTTAGTAGAACCGATATGGCCTATCTGGTATTCATGATTATTGGGATTGTAGGTTATTTTACAGTTCCCTCAGTAGCTAATTACATAGTTCATGCCGGCGGTGGCGGAGCATTGAGTCAAAAGGTAACCACCATTTTTAGTAATACTACAAATTCTGCAGTAAGTAGCGTGGGTACTGGTGCCAGTATGATGGCGGATGCGATGGGAAATGCAGCAAGTCGTATGTCTGAAAGCATGTCGGGATCTAGTATTTCCACTCCGTACTTCAGTGACAAGAATAGTCATATGGGTGATAAATTAAAAGGCAATTCTTAA
- a CDS encoding recombinase family protein, with translation MKKVADLYIRVSTDEQADRGYSQRNQEEVLRKYCDINFIAVRDVIYEDHSAKTFNRPQWKKLLLNLKKYKNKTDFILFTKWDRFSRNAGDAYQMISQLRKLGVEPQAMEQPLDLAVPENKMMLAFYLAAPEVENDRRALNTFHGMRRAKKEGRYMGIAPFGYANKSKEDGQKYISQIEPRASVMRWAFEELSKGVFSTEQIFLMAKKRGFTRGKSNFWLLIRNPIYCGKIFIPKYKDEESMFVVGQHEAIISEGLFYNVQDILDGKSRNYRAKIETIEEFPLRGFFTCPKCGKKLLGSKCKGRTKYYYYYHCVSECKYRINSEVANELFVENLKAYEPLHEVKKIYTAVLIETHRDLTDNAREMKRRILEQVKNYENRLSNARDLLSTMQIDPSDYRLMKLDYSEKISKLESELSEISSDKQSIAGLLNSGIENLIRLNNSYNDASLADARELIGLIYPENFTIRGEQVQTTRINKVIESIYMINNELSLKKNGTKENFFSLSRKVTLTGFKPVTS, from the coding sequence ATGAAAAAGGTAGCTGATTTATATATACGTGTAAGTACAGACGAGCAGGCGGATAGAGGATATTCCCAGCGAAATCAAGAGGAAGTTCTTCGGAAGTATTGTGATATTAATTTTATTGCGGTACGAGATGTAATTTACGAAGATCATTCAGCTAAAACATTTAATAGGCCGCAGTGGAAGAAACTTCTACTAAATTTAAAAAAATATAAAAATAAGACGGATTTTATACTTTTTACAAAGTGGGATAGGTTTAGTAGAAATGCGGGTGATGCATATCAGATGATTAGTCAACTTCGAAAGTTAGGAGTAGAACCTCAGGCAATGGAACAACCATTGGACTTAGCGGTTCCTGAAAATAAAATGATGCTGGCGTTTTACCTCGCGGCTCCTGAGGTCGAAAATGATCGTAGAGCCCTCAATACATTTCATGGTATGCGACGAGCAAAGAAAGAAGGGCGCTATATGGGAATAGCTCCATTCGGTTACGCAAATAAATCTAAAGAAGATGGGCAAAAGTATATAAGTCAGATAGAACCTAGGGCTTCAGTAATGCGATGGGCATTCGAGGAACTATCAAAAGGTGTATTCAGTACAGAACAAATATTTCTTATGGCCAAAAAAAGAGGTTTTACAAGAGGTAAAAGTAATTTTTGGCTTCTAATCAGAAATCCTATTTACTGTGGAAAAATTTTTATTCCAAAGTATAAAGATGAAGAAAGTATGTTTGTAGTAGGGCAGCATGAGGCAATTATTTCAGAAGGATTATTTTATAATGTTCAAGATATTTTAGATGGTAAATCCCGAAATTATCGAGCAAAGATTGAAACTATAGAGGAGTTTCCTTTACGGGGATTCTTTACATGCCCTAAATGTGGGAAAAAATTATTGGGAAGTAAATGTAAAGGACGCACTAAATACTATTACTATTATCATTGTGTATCGGAATGCAAATATCGTATAAATTCAGAAGTTGCTAATGAGCTATTTGTAGAGAATTTAAAAGCATATGAGCCACTCCATGAAGTGAAAAAAATCTATACAGCCGTCTTAATTGAAACGCATAGAGATTTGACGGATAATGCAAGAGAAATGAAGCGGCGAATTTTAGAACAAGTAAAAAATTATGAAAATAGATTAAGCAATGCGCGAGACTTACTTTCAACAATGCAAATTGATCCGTCAGACTACAGGCTGATGAAGCTTGATTATTCTGAAAAGATAAGTAAGTTAGAATCTGAATTATCTGAAATAAGTAGCGATAAACAAAGTATAGCTGGACTATTGAATAGTGGTATTGAAAATCTTATTAGACTGAACAACAGCTACAATGATGCTAGCTTAGCAGACGCAAGGGAATTAATTGGTTTAATTTATCCCGAAAATTTCACAATTCGTGGGGAGCAAGTACAAACCACTAGAATCAACAAGGTTATCGAGTCTATATACATGATTAACAATGAGTTAAGTCTAAAAAAAAACGGGACAAAAGAGAATTTTTTCTCTTTGTCCCGTAAAGTGACCTTGACTGGATTCAAACCAGTAACCTCTTGA
- the traK gene encoding conjugative transposon protein TraK — translation MKNIDTAFRYVRGFTMLVIIGCVILCCFALYKSFSLVSQMQDKVYILANGKALEAFASDRKDNISVEAKDHVKTFHRLFFSLDPDDKVIQINVTKALYLADDSAKRIYDDLKENGYYSGIISGNVSQTIAVDSVTININEYPYQFRCYATQNIIRPTSIAYRSLITEGNLRNVSRSDNNPHGFLIERWNTIENRDLSSKNRK, via the coding sequence ATGAAAAATATTGACACGGCTTTTCGATATGTTCGAGGCTTTACGATGCTAGTTATAATTGGATGTGTGATTCTCTGTTGCTTTGCTCTTTACAAAAGTTTTAGTCTGGTTTCGCAAATGCAGGATAAGGTTTATATACTGGCTAACGGTAAAGCATTGGAGGCATTCGCATCGGATAGAAAGGATAATATTTCAGTTGAAGCAAAGGATCATGTAAAGACCTTTCATAGACTGTTTTTTAGTCTTGATCCCGATGATAAAGTGATACAAATAAATGTAACCAAGGCGCTTTATCTGGCGGATGATAGCGCAAAAAGAATATATGACGATTTAAAGGAAAACGGATATTATTCTGGGATTATATCCGGTAATGTCAGCCAAACGATAGCTGTGGATAGTGTAACAATTAACATCAATGAATATCCCTATCAGTTCCGTTGTTATGCGACTCAAAATATCATAAGACCCACAAGTATTGCTTATCGAAGTCTAATAACGGAAGGCAATCTTCGCAATGTTTCAAGAAGCGACAACAATCCACATGGTTTTTTAATTGAGCGGTGGAACACTATTGAAAATAGAGATTTAAGTTCAAAAAACAGAAAATGA
- the traM gene encoding conjugative transposon protein TraM, with protein MERKTESLKMQRQRKMFMVLPLLVLPFITALFWILGGGKMDAVTLESVEKTGFNTKLPDANGREAIFLDKMKYYEQAAIDSAKLDELIKNDPNYLSQSFQDAGTETDTDTTFKGSSYTNGNGGLNTSVYRDSNEEKIHKKLEALQKAINSPTIVEEQNPSSNQYAKPTTSEMHSEDINRLEYMISSMDGRKEEQDPELKQLGGMLENILDIQHPERVQERLRKVSKENRGQVFTISTKTMEGMVSLLQSSPENPLGTDGQSRRNGFYSFDENTSTVDMQNTISAVIHETQTIVTGATVKLRLTNAIYINGVAIPKDHFLFGIASLQGERLNIKINSIRYSNSLFPVALSVYDMDGLDGIYIPGTINRDVAKTTADRSMQSIGMGTLDDSWGAQAAGAGIEAAKSLLSKKVKLVKVVVKAGYQVLLLDGNQKQNDSN; from the coding sequence ATGGAACGAAAAACAGAATCATTAAAAATGCAAAGACAGCGCAAGATGTTTATGGTATTGCCGCTCTTGGTCCTTCCCTTTATTACAGCTCTATTTTGGATTCTAGGAGGAGGTAAAATGGATGCCGTTACTTTAGAATCAGTCGAAAAAACAGGCTTTAATACAAAGCTTCCAGATGCAAATGGGAGAGAAGCTATTTTCTTAGATAAGATGAAATATTACGAACAAGCTGCAATCGATTCGGCAAAGCTGGATGAACTTATCAAAAATGATCCAAATTACCTGAGCCAATCTTTTCAGGATGCTGGAACGGAAACCGATACGGATACCACTTTTAAAGGAAGTAGTTATACCAATGGAAACGGTGGATTAAATACATCGGTTTATCGAGATTCAAATGAAGAAAAGATTCATAAAAAACTGGAAGCACTTCAAAAGGCTATTAATAGCCCAACTATAGTTGAGGAACAGAATCCTAGTTCGAATCAATATGCAAAACCCACTACTTCAGAAATGCATTCTGAAGATATTAATAGGTTAGAATACATGATAAGTTCTATGGATGGACGAAAAGAAGAGCAGGATCCTGAATTGAAGCAGCTCGGTGGAATGTTAGAAAACATACTTGATATTCAGCATCCTGAAAGAGTGCAAGAGAGACTGCGAAAAGTTTCGAAAGAAAATCGGGGACAAGTATTTACGATTAGTACCAAAACGATGGAAGGGATGGTTTCTTTATTACAAAGCAGTCCTGAAAATCCGTTAGGCACTGATGGACAATCCAGGCGTAATGGATTTTATTCTTTTGATGAAAATACCAGTACGGTCGATATGCAAAATACGATATCGGCTGTGATTCATGAAACACAAACCATCGTTACTGGGGCGACAGTAAAGCTGAGGCTAACCAATGCGATTTATATAAATGGAGTCGCGATACCAAAAGATCATTTTCTATTTGGAATAGCTTCTTTACAAGGAGAGCGATTGAATATTAAAATTAATAGCATTAGATATAGTAACTCTTTGTTTCCAGTAGCACTTTCAGTCTACGATATGGATGGATTGGATGGAATTTATATTCCAGGCACTATTAATAGAGATGTTGCAAAAACAACTGCAGATCGTTCGATGCAGAGCATCGGAATGGGAACTCTTGACGATTCCTGGGGAGCGCAGGCTGCGGGAGCAGGAATAGAGGCTGCCAAAAGCCTACTAAGCAAGAAAGTTAAGTTGGTTAAAGTGGTTGTAAAAGCTGGCTATCAAGTATTGCTTCTCGATGGCAACCAGAAACAAAATGATTCTAATTAA
- the traN gene encoding conjugative transposon protein TraN has translation MKKINVLLVAFLWIFSNLAAAQQTEGNYFEEVASDSLFIGYSKTTTIVFPYTIKTVDRGSQDVLVQKAKGLENVLHIKAAQQGFIPTNLTVITADAKLYSFVISYDEESPQLNLSLHTTKAGSPEMYFSAEGANEEEVHKYSNLAFYHHNKISGAMSKKFEIKFQLNGIFIRDDILYYRIRVVNSSKINYDLDQLRFFIRDSNKIKRTASQEIEIVPIISYNKPTSIKGERENTTVFALPKFTIPSRKHLVIQLMENNGSRHLELRLKKEKLLRLTVLPKL, from the coding sequence ATGAAAAAAATTAATGTATTGCTAGTGGCTTTTTTATGGATCTTTTCCAATTTGGCTGCTGCGCAGCAAACGGAAGGAAATTATTTTGAAGAAGTAGCATCGGACTCGCTTTTTATAGGGTATTCGAAAACTACGACTATCGTATTTCCTTATACTATTAAAACCGTAGACAGAGGGAGTCAAGATGTATTAGTACAGAAAGCGAAAGGACTAGAGAATGTATTGCATATTAAAGCGGCACAGCAAGGGTTTATCCCAACCAACCTTACGGTCATCACTGCAGATGCTAAGCTGTATTCGTTTGTGATAAGCTACGATGAAGAATCACCGCAATTAAATCTCAGTTTGCATACAACTAAGGCAGGTAGTCCAGAAATGTACTTTTCCGCGGAGGGTGCGAACGAAGAGGAGGTACATAAATACTCTAATTTAGCTTTTTACCATCATAATAAAATCTCTGGTGCGATGAGTAAAAAGTTTGAAATAAAGTTCCAATTAAATGGAATTTTTATACGAGATGACATCTTATATTACAGGATAAGAGTGGTAAACAGTTCTAAAATAAATTATGATTTAGATCAGTTACGATTTTTTATCCGAGACAGCAATAAGATAAAGCGTACCGCTTCGCAAGAGATAGAAATCGTGCCAATAATCAGTTATAATAAACCAACTTCAATAAAAGGGGAGAGAGAGAATACCACTGTTTTTGCGCTACCCAAGTTTACAATTCCAAGTAGAAAACACTTAGTAATCCAACTTATGGAAAACAATGGCAGTAGGCACCTTGAACTTCGGTTGAAAAAGGAAAAACTTTTACGGCTTACGGTGCTACCTAAATTATAA
- a CDS encoding conjugal transfer protein TraI, which produces MKTKRKISLCLLCLLLVSSPARPAAVVALPIVGVITAAIKKVILAIDLRIQRLQNKTIWLQNAHKKLENTLSKLKLGEISQWTQKQKDLYKNYYEELMKVKSIISYYQRIRDITQKQVRLVDEYDRAWNLIKQDPHFNVAELEYMHKVYSGILNESLKNIDQIFLILDSFTIQMSDAKRLEIINTAADQIDANYDDLRLFNSQNRQLSLQRAKTKHDVEKIKKLYGIPN; this is translated from the coding sequence ATGAAAACAAAGAGAAAAATAAGCTTGTGTTTGCTTTGTCTACTGCTTGTCAGTAGTCCAGCAAGGCCTGCAGCAGTCGTTGCTTTGCCTATAGTTGGAGTGATAACTGCCGCAATTAAAAAAGTGATTTTGGCGATAGACTTGCGAATACAGCGGTTGCAAAATAAAACTATCTGGCTTCAAAATGCACACAAGAAACTGGAGAATACGCTTTCCAAACTAAAACTAGGAGAGATTTCTCAATGGACACAGAAGCAAAAGGACTTGTATAAGAATTACTACGAGGAGTTGATGAAAGTCAAATCAATAATTAGTTATTACCAGCGCATTAGGGATATTACGCAGAAGCAAGTACGGCTAGTAGATGAATATGACAGAGCTTGGAATCTCATTAAACAAGACCCACATTTTAATGTGGCAGAACTAGAGTATATGCATAAAGTGTATTCAGGTATATTAAACGAGAGCCTAAAAAACATAGACCAGATTTTTCTAATTCTGGATTCTTTTACGATCCAAATGAGTGACGCCAAAAGATTGGAAATCATCAATACCGCCGCTGATCAAATTGATGCTAACTATGATGACCTTAGACTGTTCAATAGTCAAAATAGGCAACTCAGCTTACAAAGAGCAAAAACGAAGCATGATGTAGAAAAGATTAAGAAGCTTTACGGAATTCCTAACTAA